From the Chryseobacterium fluminis genome, the window AAGATGATATCGAAATGGCGAGAAGATATTACAACGGAACAGTAAAGGAAAATAATGTTGCGATCGAGGTTTTCCCTTCCAACATGATTGCAAATACCTTCAAATTTGAGAAAGCGGAATTTTTTGAAATTCAAAATGTGAGCGAACGCGAGGTGGCCCAAGTTAAGTTCTAACTTCTGATAATGAGATCCTATTATGCCAGTTTTGATGCTTTCCCTACCAGCAAGGGTGCATCTACGCACATTGATCACAGTTTGCAGGCGCTCTCCGAAATTGCGGATAAAGTAGATGTATTTTGTCTACAAGGTAACTCTGCTATAGATCCCAAACTTGCGGATGATGTAGAAATTCATCCTTTTTTCTACGAAAACGAATCTCAGAATTACCTCGAAAGAGCCCAGCTTTTTTCTGAAAAAGTCTACAGTTGTACGGCACTTTTCAATGAAAAAGGAATCGGGCAGTTTCGTGATATCTGGAGCGGACTAGGAATGATAAAGCAAGCTCATCTTAAAACGGTTTTTGAAGTCAATGCACTGACATCCATAGAATTGCCGGTAAGATTCCCCCTTTTAACGCCTTCTCTAATTGCTGAAATCCAGAACATTGAATTAACCTGTCTTGAAGCCTGCGATCATATTGTTACCCCGTCTGCAGTCACAAAAAAATATCTGATAGAAAAATTTTCTATTGCTAATGACAAAATCTCGGTTATTACAAATGGTGCGGAGGCAGTTTCGCAAACCGAAAAACCGATTGACCTTCCGGCAGAGTATATTGTTTACTTCGGAGCGTTGCAACCTTGGCAGGGATTAGACGTCTTGCTGAAATCTTTCCGCTATCTGAGAGATTACGAACATCTTAAATTGGTCATTTGCTCTTCAGTAAAAGAAAAGGCAACTAGAGCTTATCATAAATTAATTGAAAATCTTGGAATTCAGGACCAGGTTATTTTTAGATATGAACTGGAAAAAGAAGAGCTTTTTGCCATCATCCAACACGCCAAAGCATCTATTGTTCCACTAAAATTTGGAGATAGAAATGTGATCCAGGGCTGTTGCCCTATCAAAATCATAGAATCTATGGCTTGTAAAACGCCCATTATTGTATCAGAACTGCCCGTAACCCAAGAATTGCTGACAGAAGACGAAGCCTACTTTTTCTGGCCGGAAGATGAGCAGGATCTAAGCCGATGCATCCGTTTTGTTTTGGATAATCTGGAATCAGCAAGTACGAAAGCTGAAAAAGCATTCAACAGATTCCAGCAGCAGTTTACCTGGCATCATCACAATGAAAAGTTACAAAAAGTATATCAAAATCTAATGTAAAACTATGGCAGAATATTATAATATCCAGTTGACGACAGAAGATATGGCGCCTATTGAAAGAGCTCATCTGCACCGTGGTTTCAGTTCAAAAAAAACACCTCTGAAATGGATTCGGTTTTTCAGAATGTGTGTTTTACAACGTGAGCTGTCCCTAAAAAAGAGAAAGAAAAAAACCAACACACTTTGGATTTCCTATTTTATTATTGCTGTCGTAATGATCTTTCTGGTTCCAGGATACTGGATTGCCGTGAATATCATTTTATTTGTGGTGGTTTTGGTAATGGATTCCAAAAACCGAAGAGAGTTCAAAAAGAACTATACAGATGGCTATGACTTTTTCTCGGATTACTTTTCCGCTTTGTTTACATTGATAGAAGAAGAGCTTCCACAATTGGGAACGATCCAATTTACAGCGAATGTCAAAGAAACATTGGCAGGAGTAGAACATTTGAAATCAGCTGAGGACGCTATCTTTGAAACACCAGGTTTTATCTCCGGTAAGGAGGAGTTTTATGAAAAAGAAATCGGAAAAGGATATTGTACATTAAAAGATGGCGCAGAAATAAGCTTTAGTTTTGTGGAGAAAGTGAGAAGACGCATTATTAAGAAGAAAGGACTCAGCGGGAAAAGAAAAACGAAAGAGAAATACAAATCTGTCTATCCTTTTATTCTGAAGTTGAAACTTCCGAAATCTATTTATCAGCTAAAAACCAATGTTGATAAAGCTGATATCCAAATAAAAGAAGATGAGTCATTTTATTATATGAAAGCACGTCGGAAGTTTGATGTAAAAGATGAAAATCCGGATGATTACAGTGCTTATCAATACAAGTCCACGCCGTTATTCTCCGTAGAATATTTTTCTTTGGAAGTGGTAAATCTTTTTAATATATGCTACGGCTGCTTTACCTTAAAATAAAACTGAGAGTATGGATCAAAATATAAATTGTCAGGAAAAATTAGGTCTGTTTCTGGTGGACGATTGTCCTGCTGTTGCCATAGAACAATGCGCAAACTGCAACAAAAAAGTATGTAAAAATCATATCTTCCTTCAGAATGAAAATAATAAAAGCCAAAAACTTTGTTTGACGTGTAAAGCCGTTCTGGATCCAAGGCTGACTTCCAAGATTGAATTATACTCGCCGGATCGGCCTGTATGGAGAAAAAAAATGATGAACCGGTTTCATACAGAATATCCATTTCTGGTAACGATGGTAAGCCAGTACGGCGCCTTGTTTGACACGGTTTTGTTCACCGACTTTTCCGATCACTCGGACGATTCATCACCTTTTGACAGTTAAATTTTTATGAAACTGTTGCTGGTTACCCAAAATTATCCGCCGTCCAGAGGCGGTATGGCAGAATCCTGCGGAAGAATTGTCCGGAATCTGAAAAGGAAAGGTTGTGAAATCCACGTCTTACACTTTTCCAACTGGCAGAAACCTTATGTGATAAAGACGGAGACGGGTGGGAACTACAGCGCGCTTGGGATCTATGATACAGAAGAATATACGCTGAATCTGGCGACATTATTCCTGGAAAAGAAAAAGGAGTTTTTGGATGTGGATGCCATTATTGCTTTTGGCGGCTATCTGCCGATGATGTGGACGCCTGTCATCAGTCAGTTTTTTGAGAAACCGCTGTACACCTGTATTCGGGGAAATGATTTTGACGAAGGCTTATTTTCCAAGAAAAGAAACTCACTTCTCTATGCCCTGGAACATTCGGAAGCGATATTGTCTGTCTGTACAGAGAAACAGGAAAAAATGGCCAAACTTTTCCCTTTTAAAAAAGTGTTTTACACGCCCAACGGAATTGATGTTGTTTTCTGGAATCTTAATGACAATGAGAAAAAGAAGGTTGATGAAAGAAGGAAGGTCTTAACGGATAAAAAAGTTATTCTCATTGCAGGACAACTTAAATTCAAGAAAGGAATCCGCCATTTCATCGAGTCTTTTGATCAATTTCATTTCAAAAGTGAATACGAACTCTGGATGATTGGTGATCTGCCCGAAGAAGTTAAACTTTTTATCAATAATTTTGATTTAAATGTTAAACTCTTTCCGTTTGCCTCCAAATATGAGATGCGCAGTTTTTATGCGATGGCAGATGTGGTATGTATCCCGTCTTTGTATGACGGGATGCCTAATGTGTTATTAGAAGCCGGCGCGTCAAAAAAACTGATTATCGCTTCAGAAGTTGGGGGGATTCCGGATGTAATCATGCATAGAAAATCGGGGCTTTTATATCATCCTTTGGAAGCCAATGCACTGCTGGATGTTCTGATTCATTATCATCATCTATCTGAGGATCAAAAGGAATTAATGAAAAACGAAATTTACAACACTATTAATCAAGATTTTACAGAACAAAAAGAAATACAAAACTATTTAAACCTATTCCCATTATGAAAAAAATTACAATCCTGTTTTTAGTGTCTTTTTTAAGTTTAAATTCCTGCAAGAAGGAAGCTCAAACCAGCAATTCTCCAACTACAGAAAAAACAGAAACCAAAGCCGGAAACTACTCTGCGGACTATATTATTTCTAATAAAGAGGGAAAAGAAATCGCTGGTTTTACGGCAAATCCTCCGAAAGTTCAGTTGGGGTCAGAAACCTATACTGCAAAAGAAAAAGAAGATAAAAGAAAATATTACAGCAATGGTACACAACGCTACGAAGTGAAACTGAAAGATGATACATACAAGCTGAGAGATGCCAGTTCCAAACTTCTCTGGAAAGTAAAAACCTATCCGGACAAAATCAAAATTGCTGATAACGAAGAGAACCTGAATCCTTATGAAGTCAAAAATAACAACGGCGTGATCGAAGTTTCTAAAGACGGAAAAGTTATTAATACAATGAAAGTTACTGGCAATCAAATCTCTGTAAACGGACAACCTGCTTACAAAATTTCTAAAACGTCTGATAGTTTTGCATTGGGAATATTAAGTATAGATCAGATTCCGATGGATCAAAGAATATTGCTTCTTACTGAATTTCTTTATCAGAAAAATTGATACTGATTTATGCATATGGTTCAGGATTAGGTCATCTTAAAAGGGTGATCTCTTTTCTGAAACGTCAAAAGTATAATCCGGAAAACTGTATTTTGCTGACCAATGCGAAATTTTCAGATTTTTGGGAATTGGGATGGAATATAATGCAGAAAGAAGATTTGTTTTTTTCTTCTGAAGAATTTTTGTCTTTTATAGAAAATGTAATTTCTGAAAATAATGTCCACACTTTTATGGTAGATGTTTTTCCTACCGGGTTTTATGGTGAATTATCAACATCATTAATCCATTTTCAAGGAGAAAAGATATTGTTATCTAGGATTTTATCAAATTGTTATTTTGAAAAAAATCCTAATATTCTTTATTTTGATCAGATTTTCGTAATGGAAGAGGGAGTAAATCTTTCTCAACTTCACTACGGAAGAATCCGATATCTAGATTATCAGGAAAATATTTCAGAAGAAATTTCTATAACGATTGAACCGTCTTACTTTCTTATTATTCACAGTCAGCCGTTGTCGGAAGTGCTTCATCTTTACAGGCTTGCGAAGATGTACAGAACCAATCAGAAAGTTGTGATTTTGACTGCCACTGTCATTTCGCAAGAAAATATCAAACCTAAAGATTTGGTTTTGTATCAACAAAAACCGTCTCAATCCCTGTTGGATAAAGCAGAGAAAATATTTTCCGGTGCAGGTTTTAATACCTTTCATATGCTCATTCCTTATCACAAAAAGTGGATTTGTAATCCTTTTCCAAGAACATTTGATGACCAATTTCTTAGAAAGGACATTTATTATAAAAAGGTTAAATATTTGCATAAAGATTGAAAAGAACCTCTACTCATCTTCGATAATAACAGAATCTAATGAAATTTGGAAATATACTAAATAGAGAGTTTGACTGTTCCCAGAAGCCGAAAACTTATTGCTTCCAAAATCTCCAGAATACCATATGATTCTTTCGTAGGTTCTATGATATATTGAATCTTGCTTTATTTTCAGAACAAATTAATCGTTTCAAAAGAAGTTATTTTAGATCTTTGGATGAGATGTATAATAGGATTTTTCATGGATCGGACATCAAAATTGCGGATACCATAAAGTTTATAATCATGATTATGAAGAAGTTTTCAAAATCCGGATCAAGCGCTAAACATCTGAAATAAGAAATAAAAATTAATATTAATTTATCCTGGAGAATTGCCCGTGATTAAGATATTCAACAACAGCATTTTAACACCATGGTCATGTGTTTGAACGATGGTGTATCTAGTTTGTTATTGAGAAGGTCTGCCCATTGATATATATTCTAAGTAAAGATTTAGTATTTTAAACCATCAAGCAAGTATAGCGTTTGACCTATTCCCAAAAAACAGGATCACTTAAAAGTGGAGATTTTTCGAGAAATAATTAATTTTAAATAAAGAAAAATCTAATGAAAAAAAGCAGATTTACAGAAAGTCAGATCATTTTTGCATTGAAACAGTCTGAAACGGGAGTAAAAGTTGAAGAAGTTTGTCGTAAAATGGGCATAAGTGAGGCAACTTTTTACAATTGGAAAAAGAAATTCGGAGGTTTAGGTGTTACAGAACTTCGCCGATTACGCCAATTAGAGGAAGAAAATAGTCAACTCAAGAAGTTGGTAGCAGATTTAAGTTTGGATAAGCAGATTCTTCAGGATGTTCTGAAAAAAAAGTTCTAAAGCCAGCTTAAGAAGCGTGAACTGGCGAGAGTTATACAAAATGATTACAGAATTTCTCAGAGACGAAGCTGTCGCTTGATATTTTTACACTCCAGCGTTTATTATTATCACCCACACCGAAGGGATGATACAGCGCTTCGAAT encodes:
- a CDS encoding glycosyltransferase family 4 protein yields the protein MRSYYASFDAFPTSKGASTHIDHSLQALSEIADKVDVFCLQGNSAIDPKLADDVEIHPFFYENESQNYLERAQLFSEKVYSCTALFNEKGIGQFRDIWSGLGMIKQAHLKTVFEVNALTSIELPVRFPLLTPSLIAEIQNIELTCLEACDHIVTPSAVTKKYLIEKFSIANDKISVITNGAEAVSQTEKPIDLPAEYIVYFGALQPWQGLDVLLKSFRYLRDYEHLKLVICSSVKEKATRAYHKLIENLGIQDQVIFRYELEKEELFAIIQHAKASIVPLKFGDRNVIQGCCPIKIIESMACKTPIIVSELPVTQELLTEDEAYFFWPEDEQDLSRCIRFVLDNLESASTKAEKAFNRFQQQFTWHHHNEKLQKVYQNLM
- a CDS encoding glycosyltransferase family 4 protein, with the protein product MKLLLVTQNYPPSRGGMAESCGRIVRNLKRKGCEIHVLHFSNWQKPYVIKTETGGNYSALGIYDTEEYTLNLATLFLEKKKEFLDVDAIIAFGGYLPMMWTPVISQFFEKPLYTCIRGNDFDEGLFSKKRNSLLYALEHSEAILSVCTEKQEKMAKLFPFKKVFYTPNGIDVVFWNLNDNEKKKVDERRKVLTDKKVILIAGQLKFKKGIRHFIESFDQFHFKSEYELWMIGDLPEEVKLFINNFDLNVKLFPFASKYEMRSFYAMADVVCIPSLYDGMPNVLLEAGASKKLIIASEVGGIPDVIMHRKSGLLYHPLEANALLDVLIHYHHLSEDQKELMKNEIYNTINQDFTEQKEIQNYLNLFPL